One Cyprinus carpio isolate SPL01 chromosome A16, ASM1834038v1, whole genome shotgun sequence genomic region harbors:
- the LOC109076171 gene encoding ras-interacting protein 1-like: MEESGSPRFRKLHFPVGLWINSPRKHFAKLGARWPSAASVKSTTSSDAASLPEAPSSVPSSLSHSTGSLAPPSPSPSPAFLRPRPANQQSRAKRLSHLFLRGRSNSDRDRAIGEHEREIWAHSATPSSHHYLPPASSNAPGLVKIYGDALSSGANYRSLLANMYSTSRQLIQQVITRYTERERENESEDTALQKYSPEDFLLCDVIGKPIQQPDGAIKWQTECRRSVASWECPLQLVDMWRPKDGFERRFEIQRLDEYEREEKEKERERERDGESYQGVRWRRSRMSSGGGPEEERGHRGRNTELRRSISDMNLSLRRRQGNVSNDPRRSGNAPNGQDRKNIVSMIATEGGEVTGSRSGGGETDRRTRQAEEEKDTCDLEVMSQSLILPPTDRPYFLLLQGYDQSKDFVLYIMAGHTHVFGRKPTFQEREMDRERERKGKRPLKVDTYLSAPDLLVRHLLIRRDTAVPEQPRGQALARPFRGGPVTLNGAPLYREAVLKPGDLLGLGSHFLFLYRDPRVTPAPPLALPPPWQGDMSTSYSPGGMTDRQEMLRLYLGSTESLLRFQAKHADALLQEIILKNSNPDSGGGALAPAYLLSLMIDYASKHLDPALLPQLLLKAANQIKGIVWDKIKEFGDKHPTQNSAEADVELPPPSMQKLSSDLRPLMFWMSNATELLNFFQVKVEAMEKEWEFEAPGDPVLSADMDTCSEALAQLDDVIMHTFQQCVYHLTKTLYSLLPALLDTNPFSSEEKKKGKAGAKDRDGNEGQGDEEEDVSTLPPTVAGLVDVYRCSLQLSREACLSPPLTSQTFGYLFFFTNTSLLNTLLERDSLFSWSRAVQIRTNLDLVLDWLQGAGLGDIASEFLKKLSVTVNFLCIPKTRLIQSSWSSLQEEHPLLNPSQLQHLLTHYKLGPTRAPPSSWAPPLGTELGGDIFESFLDHPPLILPNETPRLDLNQPIPSPELMKEVTRLRTFLWGLDHDELPANQRTRL; encoded by the exons ATGGAGGAGTCTGGGAGTCCCCGATTTAGGAAACTTCATTTCCCAGTGGGGTTGTGGATAAATTCTCCACGGAAACACTTTGCCAAGCTTGGAGCTCGCTGGCCCAGTGCAGCATCAGTCAA GTCCACAACTAGCTCAGATGCCGCTTCCCTTCCCGAGGCCCCATCATCAGTCCcttcctccctctctcactcCACCGGTTCTCTTGCCCCACCCTCTCCATCCCCTTCTCCAGCCTTCCTCCGCCCTCGCCCCGCCAATCAGCAGTCCCGGGCCAAGCGGCTGTCTCACCTTTTCCTGAGAGGCCGGTCCAACAGCGACCGAGACCGTGCCATTGGAGAACATGAGAGGGAAATATGGGCACATTCTGCCACCCCGTCATCACATCACTACCTGCCTCCCGCTTCCTCTAATGCCCCTGGGCTAGTCAAGATCTATGGAGATGCCCTGTCCAGTGGAGCTAACTATCGGAGTCTGCTGGCAAACATGTACTCCACTAGCCGCCAGCTCATTCAGCAGGTCATCACCCGCtacactgagagagaaagagagaacgaaAGCGAAGACACAG CTCTCCAGAAATATTCCCCTGAGGACTTCCTGTTATGTGATGTCATTGGAAAGCCCATTCAGCAGCCAGATGGAGCCATTAAATGGCAAACTGAGTGCCGAAGGAGTGTGGCCTCCTGGGAATGCCCCTTACAGCTAGTGGATATGTGGAGGCCGAAGGATGGTTTTGAACGACGGTTTGAGATCCAGCGCCTTGATGAATATGAgagggaggagaaagagaaggaaagagaaagagagagggatggagagagcTATCAAG GAGTCCGTTGGAGGCGGAGCCGCATGTCCTCTGGGGGAGGTCCAGAAGAAGAACGAGGTCATCGAGGCCGGAACACAGAACTGAGGAGGAGTATTAGTGATATGAACCTGAGTCTAAGACGTCGTCAGGGCAATGTGAGCAATGACCCCCGGCGTTCTGGCAATGCCCCAAATGGACAGGACAGAAAGAACATAGTGAGCATGATAGCAACTGAAGGTGGAGag GTCACTGGGTCAAGAAGTGGTGGAGGCGAGACAGACAGGCGCACTCGGCAGGCAGAAGAAGAGAAAGACACCTGTGACCTGGAAGTGATGTCGCAGAGTCTGATCCTTCCACCGACAGATCGGCCTTACTTCCTGTTACTGCAAGGCTATGACCAGAGCAAG GACTTCGTGTTGTACATAATGGCGGGTCACACACATGTTTTTGGGCGGAAGCCAACATTCCAGGAGCGTGAGAtggacagggagagagagaggaaggggaaGAGGCCTCTAAAAGTGGACACTTACCTCTCAGCCCCTGACCTGCTTGTCCGACACCTCCTGATCAGAAGAGACACGGCCGTCCCAGAGCAACCGCGCGGTCAAG CCTTGGCGCGTCCATTCAGAGGAGGACCTGTCACTCTTAATGGAGCTCCACTTTATAGGGAAGCAGTCCTAAAACCAGGAGACTTGTTGGGTCTTGGCAGCCACTTCCTTTTCCTTTACCGTGACCCCCGTGTGACCCCCGCTCCGCCCCTGGCCTTACCGCCACCGTGGCAAGGTGACATGTCAACTTCCTACAGCCCTGGCGGGATGACAGATAGACAGGAAATGCTCAGGCTGTATCTGGGGTCCACAGAATCGCTGCTGAGATTTCAGGCCAAACATGCGGATGCCCTGCTGCAG GAAATTATTTTGAAGAACTCCAACCCAGATTCAGGGGGCGGGGCTTTAGCACCTGCCTATCTTCTGTCGCTCATGATTGACTACGCCTCTAAACATCTGGATCCTGCATTATTACCTCAGCTACTTTTAaaggcagccaatcagatcaaaGGAATTGTTTGG GACAAAATTAAAGAGTTCGGTGACAAACATCCAACACAAAA CTCAGCAGAGGCCGATGTTGAACTTCCTCCACCAAGCATGCAGAAGCTCTCCTCTGACCTTCGACCTCTCATGTTCTGGATGTCCAATGCCACGGAGCTCCTCAACTTCTTTCAGGTCAAAGTTGAAGCCATGGAAAAAGAATGGGAATTTGAAG CCCCGGGTGACCCCGTTCTCTCAGCTGACATGGACACCTGTTCTGAGGCGCTGGCACAGCTGGATGACGTCATTATGCACACCTTTCAGCAGTGTGTTTACCATCTGACCAAG ACGTTATACTCCTTGCTCCCAGCACTGTTAGACACTAACCCGTTCTCCAGTgaggagaagaagaaaggaaaagcGGGAGCAAAGGACAGAGATGGTAATGAAGGGCAAGGAGATGAGGAAGAAGACGTCTCCACTTTGCCACCCACCGTCGCTGGACTGGTGGACGTGTATCGCTGCTCTCTGCAGCTCTCCCGAGAAGCTTGCCTCTCTCCACCGCTAACCTCCCAAACATTTGGCTACCTTTTCTTCTTCACAAACACATCTCTTCTCAACACACTCTTGGAGAGAG ATAGTCTATTCTCTTGGTCACGTGCGGTTCAAATTCGAACAAATCTGGACCTGGTCTTAGACTGGCTACAAGGAGCAGGCCTTGGAGATATTGCGTCAGAGTTTCTAAAGAAGCTATCAGTTACGGTCAACTTCCTGTGCATACCTAAGACCCGCCTTATTCAG tcatccTGGTCAAGTTTACAGGAAGAACATCCCTTGTTAAATCCATCCCAGCTTCAACATCTTCTCACTCATTATAAGCTTGGACCAACGAGAGCCCCACCATCTTCATGGGCTCCGCCTCTCGGTACCGAACTTGGAGGTG aTATTTTTGAGAGTTTTTTGGACCATCCTCCTCTTATCCTGCCTAATGAGACACCTCGCCTGGACCTGAATCAACCAATCCCAAGCCCCGAGCTAATGAAGGAAGTGACACGCCTGCGAACATTCCTGTGGGGGCTTGACCACGATGAACTTCCTGCTAATCAGCGGACTAGACTGTAA